The Streptomyces sp. HUAS CB01 genome has a segment encoding these proteins:
- a CDS encoding glycoside hydrolase family 65 protein produces MITHSDYTVEPWCLRETGLDLDVLAQSESVFALANGHIGWRGNLDEGEPHGLPGSYLNGVYELRPLPYAEAGYGYPESGQTMVNVTDGKIIRLLVDDHPFDLRYGELTLHERVLDFRAGVLRRTAEWTSPAGRSVRITSERLVSFTQRAIAAIAYEVEPLDGTVSVAVQSELVANEQMPHATGDPRVAAAFDTPLEAEEDSARDTRLRLVHRTRTSGLRVGTAADHLVDGPAGTTWSAESEPDVSRFTVTSTLRPGERLRLVKFVGHGWSGRRSLPAVHDQVDAAVAAARSTGWEGLLAEQRAFLDHFWSCADVEVDGDAQIQQAVRFSLFHVLQAAARGEERAIPAKGLTGTGYDGHSFWDVESFVLPMLTHTAPRAVAPVLRWRHSTLPAARERARQLGLAGAAFPWRTISGAECSAYWPAGTAAFHVNADISFAVTRYVETTGDEVFERGPGLELLVETARLWHSLGHHDPEGVFHIDGVTGPDEYSAIARDNLYTNLMARRNLLVAADTAARHADRAEELGVDDEESAAWRDAAARMAVPYNAALGVHEQSAGFTSFQHWDFANTSADQYPLLLHFPYFDLYRKQVIKQADLVFAMVTCGDDFTPEQKARNFAYYEPLTVRDSSLSACCQAVMAAETGHLRLAYAYLAEAALMDLENLEHNTRDGLHIASLAGTWMALVLGLGGMRRHEGKDGARGVLGFSPRLPEQLTRLRFTVLVHERKVQVDIRGDTVRYSVDEGAPLRILHHGEPLSVSPDRPVERRVPPPPVLPETQQPKGRRPADRVLTGAPADDPAAC; encoded by the coding sequence ATGATCACCCACTCCGACTACACGGTCGAACCGTGGTGCCTGCGCGAGACCGGGCTCGACCTGGACGTCCTCGCCCAGAGCGAGTCCGTCTTCGCCCTCGCCAACGGCCACATCGGCTGGCGCGGCAACCTCGACGAGGGCGAGCCGCACGGGCTCCCCGGCTCCTACCTGAACGGCGTCTACGAACTCCGTCCCCTCCCGTACGCCGAGGCGGGCTACGGCTACCCGGAGTCCGGTCAGACGATGGTCAACGTCACCGACGGCAAGATCATCAGGCTGCTCGTGGACGACCACCCCTTCGACCTGCGCTACGGCGAACTCACCTTGCACGAGCGGGTGCTGGACTTCCGCGCCGGGGTCCTGCGCCGCACCGCGGAGTGGACGTCCCCCGCCGGCAGGTCCGTCCGCATCACCTCCGAGCGGCTGGTGTCGTTCACCCAGCGCGCCATCGCCGCGATCGCCTACGAGGTGGAGCCGCTGGACGGGACCGTCTCGGTGGCGGTCCAGTCCGAGCTCGTCGCGAACGAGCAGATGCCGCACGCCACGGGCGACCCCCGGGTCGCCGCGGCCTTCGACACCCCGCTGGAAGCCGAGGAGGACTCCGCCCGGGACACCCGGCTGCGCCTCGTGCACCGCACCAGGACCAGCGGACTGCGGGTGGGCACCGCCGCCGACCACCTGGTCGACGGCCCGGCGGGGACGACCTGGTCCGCCGAGAGCGAGCCGGACGTCAGCAGGTTCACGGTGACCTCCACCCTGCGGCCCGGGGAGCGGCTGCGGCTCGTGAAGTTCGTCGGCCACGGCTGGTCCGGCCGGCGCTCGCTCCCGGCCGTGCACGACCAGGTCGACGCCGCGGTCGCCGCCGCCCGCAGCACCGGCTGGGAGGGCCTGCTCGCCGAACAGCGGGCCTTCCTCGACCACTTCTGGTCCTGCGCCGACGTGGAGGTGGACGGCGACGCGCAGATCCAGCAGGCCGTGCGGTTCTCGCTGTTCCACGTGCTCCAGGCGGCGGCGCGCGGCGAGGAGCGGGCGATCCCCGCCAAGGGTCTCACCGGCACGGGCTACGACGGGCACTCGTTCTGGGACGTGGAGTCCTTCGTGCTGCCCATGCTCACCCACACCGCCCCGCGGGCCGTCGCGCCGGTGCTGCGCTGGCGGCACTCCACCCTGCCCGCGGCGCGGGAACGGGCCCGGCAGCTGGGGCTGGCCGGGGCGGCGTTCCCCTGGCGGACCATCAGCGGCGCCGAGTGCTCCGCCTACTGGCCCGCGGGCACGGCCGCCTTCCACGTCAACGCCGACATCTCCTTCGCCGTGACCCGGTACGTGGAGACGACCGGCGACGAGGTGTTCGAACGGGGTCCGGGGCTGGAACTGCTCGTGGAGACCGCGCGCCTCTGGCACTCGCTCGGCCACCACGACCCGGAGGGCGTCTTCCACATCGACGGCGTCACGGGCCCCGACGAGTACAGCGCCATCGCCCGCGACAACCTGTACACCAATCTGATGGCGCGGCGGAACCTGCTGGTCGCGGCGGACACGGCCGCCCGCCACGCCGACCGGGCCGAGGAACTGGGCGTCGACGACGAGGAGTCCGCCGCGTGGCGGGACGCGGCCGCCCGGATGGCCGTGCCGTACAACGCGGCACTCGGTGTGCACGAGCAGTCGGCCGGCTTCACCAGCTTCCAGCACTGGGACTTCGCGAACACCTCGGCCGACCAGTACCCGCTGCTGCTCCACTTCCCCTACTTCGACCTGTACCGCAAGCAGGTCATCAAACAGGCGGACCTGGTGTTCGCCATGGTGACCTGCGGGGACGACTTCACGCCGGAGCAGAAGGCGCGGAACTTCGCCTACTACGAGCCGCTGACCGTACGGGACTCCTCGCTCTCCGCCTGCTGCCAGGCCGTGATGGCCGCGGAGACCGGTCATCTGCGGCTCGCCTACGCCTATCTGGCCGAGGCCGCGCTGATGGACCTGGAGAACCTGGAGCACAACACCCGCGACGGCCTGCACATCGCCTCCCTCGCGGGCACCTGGATGGCCCTCGTCCTCGGCCTCGGCGGCATGCGCCGGCACGAGGGCAAGGACGGGGCGCGCGGCGTGCTGGGGTTCTCGCCGCGGCTGCCGGAGCAGCTGACGCGTCTGCGGTTCACGGTGCTCGTGCACGAACGGAAGGTGCAGGTGGACATCCGCGGCGACACGGTCCGGTACTCCGTGGACGAGGGCGCGCCGCTGCGGATCCTGCACCACGGCGAACCGCTGTCCGTCTCCCCGGACCGGCCGGTGGAGCGGCGTGTGCCACCGCCACCGGTGCTGCCCGAGACACAGCAGCCGAAGGGCCGCCGCCCGGCCGACCGCGTCCTCACCGGCGCACCGGCGGACGACCCCGCTGCCTGCTGA